From the genome of Cytobacillus firmus, one region includes:
- a CDS encoding sialate O-acetylesterase — protein MKSILLIGQSNMAGRGFMDDVSPIYNEHINMLRNGRWQMMAEPIHFDRHVSGIGPAASFAQAWTEDHSGEGIGLIPCAEGGSSIDDWAIDGVLTRHAISEAKFAMETSELAGILWHQGESDSYGERYITYEAKLLSLFEHLREELNAPDIPIIIGELGHYLGQSGFGKSASEYKQINEILSKVAHSEKNCFFATSKGLTANPDGIHTDAVSQRKFGLRYYDAFSKQKHVLETLDIEDGWIEKAAKRELTKNERIFVESTKFALGEMSFEEFSSAVSNINDGK, from the coding sequence ATGAAATCTATACTGTTAATCGGACAATCCAACATGGCTGGCAGAGGATTTATGGACGATGTGTCTCCAATTTATAATGAGCACATAAATATGCTGCGAAACGGCAGATGGCAGATGATGGCGGAGCCAATTCATTTTGATCGCCACGTATCTGGTATTGGGCCGGCAGCCTCTTTTGCTCAGGCTTGGACAGAGGACCATTCAGGCGAGGGGATTGGGCTCATTCCATGTGCCGAGGGAGGAAGCTCTATTGATGATTGGGCAATAGATGGAGTTTTAACCAGGCATGCGATTTCTGAAGCAAAATTTGCAATGGAAACAAGTGAATTAGCGGGGATCCTATGGCATCAGGGAGAAAGCGACAGTTACGGAGAACGATATATAACATACGAAGCCAAACTGCTTTCCTTATTCGAACACTTGAGAGAAGAACTGAATGCACCGGATATCCCGATCATAATAGGTGAGCTTGGGCATTATCTTGGACAGTCGGGATTTGGGAAAAGTGCTTCAGAATATAAACAAATAAATGAGATATTATCTAAAGTGGCTCATTCCGAAAAGAATTGCTTTTTCGCAACATCAAAAGGCTTAACGGCAAATCCAGATGGCATACATACTGATGCTGTTTCCCAAAGAAAGTTTGGGTTAAGATACTATGATGCTTTTTCAAAACAAAAGCATGTTTTAGAAACTTTAGATATAGAAGATGGATGGATTGAAAAGGCAGCAAAACGTGAACTAACGAAAAATGAACGTATTTTTGTTGAAAGTACGAAGTTTGCCTTAGGAGAAATGAGTTTTGAGGAATTCTCTAGTGCTGTCTCCAATATTAATGACGGTAAGTAA
- a CDS encoding small multi-drug export protein: MFLSYIFVFLLAAIPLFELVAVIPLAIIGGLSPVLTAILAFLGNALTVVLLIVFVDQVKKWMRKRKQKKRMQDIMHVEEVAATQAEAEGMEESKKGKRARTLFDKYGLPGLAIIGPFFVGSHISAFMGMSFGSTRKRVTGWMLTSLFLWTVIMAVASSYGITYFMPHVEEDGFLVRLFSN, encoded by the coding sequence ATGTTTTTATCGTATATATTTGTATTTCTTCTGGCAGCAATTCCGTTATTTGAACTTGTTGCTGTGATTCCATTGGCTATCATCGGAGGTCTATCTCCAGTTCTGACAGCGATACTTGCTTTTTTGGGGAATGCTCTGACAGTGGTTCTGTTAATTGTTTTTGTAGATCAAGTGAAGAAATGGATGAGAAAGCGAAAACAAAAAAAACGTATGCAAGATATTATGCATGTGGAAGAAGTTGCGGCGACGCAAGCTGAAGCTGAAGGCATGGAAGAGTCGAAAAAAGGCAAACGGGCACGGACACTTTTTGATAAGTATGGCTTACCTGGCTTAGCGATTATTGGCCCTTTTTTCGTTGGATCTCATATATCTGCGTTTATGGGAATGAGCTTTGGTTCTACAAGAAAGAGGGTAACCGGCTGGATGTTGACCAGTTTATTCCTTTGGACAGTCATTATGGCTGTAGCTTCAAGTTATGGAATCACCTATTTTATGCCTCATGTTGAAGAAGATGGTTTTTTAGTCCGCCTATTCAGCAACTAA
- a CDS encoding helix-turn-helix transcriptional regulator, with protein MRNKVKELRARHNYTQSDLGKLVGATRQTIGMIEKGDYAPSVLLALKIAKALRVDLEELFWIEGEDE; from the coding sequence CTGAGAAATAAAGTGAAGGAATTAAGAGCGAGGCATAATTATACTCAATCTGATTTAGGTAAATTGGTTGGAGCTACCCGCCAAACCATTGGCATGATTGAAAAAGGTGACTATGCTCCGTCTGTACTGTTGGCATTGAAAATTGCTAAAGCATTACGTGTCGATTTAGAGGAACTGTTTTGGATAGAGGGGGAGGATGAGTGA
- a CDS encoding Rieske (2Fe-2S) protein produces MSELIYAGSLKTLEDEGAKVIKGGSHAIAVFVYEKQVYAVDNRCPHMGFPLHTGSLCDGILTCHWHHARFDIKSGGTLDPWADDVPTYPVEINGDEVWVYPVPFNKVTIEKLRQRLRDGLEQNISLVIAKSVVGLMEAGFPATEIAKIGVEFGTTHRRSGWGSGLTILTAMTNVLPKLDKTGQVLALFQGLVHVARESSGMGTRFLLGSLPVSNEKNTQSFEQLSEWYRHCVEVRDSQGAERVLLTAVQSGFSDEQLADMMMTAVTDHFYVNTGHTLDFNNKAFEILNQIGIEHRSYVLSSLLPGIGDVSRSEESHSWQSPVNLVKPLKEAFRELPDILADVSSRGDAGIDEPALVEQILSDNPIKTVNMMMDALKNGVTPSRLAQLVTLAAADRISRFHVQNDFRDWITVLHTFTHAHAVHESLRRSATPELTRAVFHGAMSVYLDRFLNTPSARRPEPKDVETEPQSPSELLEMMNQQQQVAESARWVVNYLARGGDKSELFNTLGHALLREDAEFHSFQMYEAAMVEHDHWEKEDSELARYAQETLILAVTRYLAGHAPTAREMPHTAQIAMRLHRGEKLFEDD; encoded by the coding sequence TTGTCAGAATTGATTTATGCCGGTTCATTAAAAACGCTTGAAGATGAAGGGGCAAAGGTTATTAAAGGTGGAAGTCATGCAATTGCTGTATTTGTTTACGAAAAACAAGTCTATGCGGTGGATAACCGCTGTCCGCATATGGGCTTTCCCCTCCATACCGGAAGCCTATGTGATGGGATTTTGACGTGTCACTGGCATCATGCCCGCTTTGATATAAAAAGCGGCGGAACCTTGGATCCATGGGCAGATGATGTCCCTACTTATCCCGTCGAGATTAACGGGGATGAGGTTTGGGTTTATCCAGTTCCGTTTAATAAGGTGACAATCGAAAAATTAAGGCAGCGATTACGTGACGGCCTTGAGCAAAATATTAGTCTTGTCATCGCCAAATCAGTTGTCGGATTGATGGAAGCTGGTTTTCCAGCGACAGAGATAGCAAAAATCGGCGTCGAATTCGGAACAACACATCGGAGGAGCGGATGGGGATCGGGATTAACGATTTTAACAGCCATGACCAATGTATTGCCCAAATTAGATAAAACTGGGCAGGTTTTAGCGCTGTTTCAAGGCCTGGTTCATGTTGCACGGGAAAGTTCCGGCATGGGAACACGCTTTTTACTTGGATCCCTTCCTGTATCAAATGAAAAGAATACCCAATCATTCGAACAATTATCAGAATGGTATCGTCATTGTGTGGAGGTGCGGGATTCACAGGGAGCTGAGCGGGTGCTATTGACCGCGGTACAATCGGGATTCTCGGACGAGCAGCTTGCTGACATGATGATGACAGCGGTCACGGATCATTTTTATGTAAACACAGGTCATACTCTTGATTTTAATAATAAAGCATTTGAAATTTTAAATCAGATTGGTATTGAGCACCGGTCCTATGTATTATCATCCTTGCTCCCCGGTATCGGCGATGTGTCCCGCAGTGAAGAATCCCATAGCTGGCAATCACCTGTGAACCTGGTCAAACCCTTAAAGGAGGCGTTCCGGGAATTACCTGATATCCTTGCTGATGTCTCATCACGAGGGGACGCTGGTATAGATGAACCAGCCTTGGTTGAACAAATTTTATCAGATAACCCTATTAAAACGGTAAATATGATGATGGATGCACTTAAAAACGGCGTCACTCCTTCCCGGTTAGCCCAGCTCGTAACTTTAGCGGCTGCTGATCGGATTTCCCGCTTCCATGTGCAAAATGATTTCAGGGATTGGATCACTGTACTTCATACTTTTACCCACGCACATGCTGTACACGAATCGCTGCGCCGCTCTGCTACACCTGAATTGACCCGGGCTGTTTTCCATGGAGCAATGAGTGTGTATCTTGATCGTTTTCTCAATACACCATCCGCCAGAAGGCCGGAACCAAAGGATGTGGAAACTGAACCGCAAAGTCCTTCAGAATTGTTGGAGATGATGAATCAACAGCAGCAGGTTGCGGAATCAGCAAGATGGGTAGTGAATTACCTGGCACGCGGCGGTGATAAAAGCGAACTCTTCAATACGCTCGGTCACGCTTTACTAAGAGAGGATGCAGAGTTTCACTCATTTCAAATGTATGAAGCAGCAATGGTCGAACACGATCATTGGGAAAAAGAGGATTCAGAGCTTGCCAGGTATGCACAGGAAACATTGATCCTTGCAGTAACACGTTATCTGGCAGGCCATGCCCCAACTGCGAGAGAAATGCCGCATACAGCACAAATTGCCATGCGCCTCCACCGGGGAGAAAAATTATTTGAAGATGATTGA
- a CDS encoding CBO0543 family protein — MGRKFEKNLIKLLYFFGISSFIYLIKKPLAKDWLLVFFIKSYYASLVDQLVVNKGYVKYPTRFPKQVKTSLVFDYILFPISCVFYNQLTKDSRILHCLLKVLYFSVPMTITELWLERNTQLVKYKKGWNWKTTFYSLSFSFLLVRFSMSVIRSLFNNKYDFS; from the coding sequence ATGGGTAGAAAATTTGAAAAAAACCTTATAAAATTGCTTTATTTTTTTGGTATTAGTTCCTTTATTTACTTAATTAAAAAACCTCTTGCAAAGGACTGGCTCCTTGTTTTCTTTATAAAAAGTTATTATGCATCATTGGTAGATCAACTAGTTGTAAATAAAGGTTACGTTAAATATCCCACCCGATTTCCAAAACAAGTTAAAACAAGTTTGGTTTTTGATTACATTCTTTTCCCAATTTCTTGTGTTTTTTATAATCAACTGACTAAGGATTCTCGCATCCTTCATTGCCTTTTAAAAGTTCTGTATTTCAGTGTACCGATGACTATTACTGAGCTATGGTTAGAAAGAAATACACAGCTTGTTAAATATAAAAAGGGATGGAATTGGAAAACTACTTTCTATTCGCTTTCTTTTTCCTTCTTATTGGTCAGATTTTCAATGTCTGTTATAAGGAGTCTCTTCAATAATAAATACGATTTTTCTTAA
- a CDS encoding spore coat protein gives MNNDYLDPINSLHVPELADTTFAMDLLLRAKEGVRNIAVALTESASPDVRNLLRKQLMQGIAMHQEVTELMINKKWFHPYELSEQYKLDQLSANNTLMIGKMNLFPVETNRKGMFDRTPDDH, from the coding sequence TTGAATAATGACTATTTAGACCCTATAAACTCGCTACACGTACCAGAGCTGGCAGATACCACATTTGCGATGGATTTACTTCTTCGTGCCAAAGAAGGTGTCCGCAATATTGCTGTAGCATTAACAGAGTCCGCATCACCTGATGTCAGAAACCTCTTACGAAAACAGTTAATGCAAGGGATTGCCATGCACCAAGAAGTTACAGAACTAATGATTAATAAAAAATGGTTCCATCCTTACGAACTAAGTGAACAGTATAAACTAGATCAACTCTCTGCCAACAATACATTGATGATTGGCAAAATGAATCTATTTCCCGTTGAGACCAATAGAAAAGGTATGTTTGACCGGACACCTGATGATCACTAA
- a CDS encoding zinc-dependent alcohol dehydrogenase: protein MKAVTYQGIKNVVVKDVPDPKIEKPDDMIIKVTSTAICGSDLHLIHGMIPNMQEDYIIGHEPMGIVEEVGPNVTKVKKGDRVIIPFNIACGECIYCKNHLESQCDNSNDNGDMGAYFGYSGTTGGYPGGQAEYLRVPFANFTHFKIPETCEEPDEKLSVIADAMTTGFWSVDNAGVKAGDTVIVFGCGPVGLFAQKFCWLKGAKRVIAVDYVNYRLQHAKRTNKVEIVNFEDHENVGNYLKEITKGGADVVIDAVGMDGKMTDMEFLASGMKLQGGALSAFIMASQAVRKGGTIQVTGVYGGRYNGFPLGDIMQRNINIRSGQAPVIHYMPYMFELVTTGKIDPSDVVSHVLPLSEAKHGYEIFDTKMDECIKVVLKP from the coding sequence ATGAAGGCAGTAACATATCAAGGTATTAAAAATGTTGTAGTCAAAGACGTCCCAGATCCAAAGATTGAAAAACCAGATGACATGATTATTAAAGTAACGAGTACAGCTATATGTGGGTCTGATTTACATTTAATCCATGGAATGATTCCAAATATGCAGGAAGACTATATTATCGGTCATGAACCGATGGGAATTGTTGAAGAGGTTGGACCAAATGTTACGAAAGTAAAAAAAGGGGATCGTGTTATTATTCCTTTTAACATTGCCTGCGGGGAATGCATTTATTGTAAAAACCATTTGGAAAGCCAATGTGATAATTCTAATGATAATGGTGATATGGGGGCGTATTTCGGATACTCGGGAACGACTGGCGGTTATCCAGGCGGGCAAGCTGAATATTTACGTGTTCCCTTTGCCAATTTCACTCACTTTAAGATTCCAGAAACCTGTGAAGAACCAGATGAAAAATTATCCGTTATCGCTGACGCTATGACCACTGGTTTTTGGAGTGTTGACAATGCAGGTGTAAAGGCCGGAGATACAGTTATTGTATTTGGCTGCGGTCCAGTTGGTCTTTTTGCTCAAAAATTCTGCTGGTTAAAAGGGGCAAAGCGAGTAATTGCCGTTGATTATGTCAATTATCGCCTGCAGCACGCCAAGCGCACCAACAAAGTAGAAATTGTTAACTTTGAGGACCATGAGAATGTAGGAAATTATCTTAAGGAAATTACCAAAGGCGGGGCAGATGTTGTTATTGACGCTGTTGGTATGGACGGTAAAATGACTGATATGGAGTTCCTTGCGAGCGGAATGAAGCTTCAAGGGGGAGCATTAAGTGCGTTTATAATGGCTTCACAAGCAGTACGTAAAGGCGGGACAATTCAAGTAACTGGCGTTTACGGCGGCAGATATAATGGTTTCCCTCTTGGAGATATTATGCAGCGAAATATCAATATCCGCTCCGGTCAAGCTCCTGTCATCCACTATATGCCATACATGTTTGAATTGGTAACAACTGGTAAGATCGACCCGAGCGATGTAGTAAGTCATGTCCTTCCTCTTAGTGAAGCAAAACATGGCTATGAGATTTTTGACACAAAAATGGACGAATGTATTAAAGTCGTGTTGAAACCTTAA
- a CDS encoding spore coat protein: MNPIIENLTGMNALSDQVVAMDLLIAAKSGVRNFAMAVTESGTPEIKEMLTRHLTEAIDMHEQVSLYMEEKGWYHAWDTNEQINLDLNNIDTALNLPSL; this comes from the coding sequence ATGAATCCAATCATTGAAAATTTAACTGGCATGAACGCACTCTCTGATCAAGTGGTTGCAATGGATTTATTGATTGCAGCTAAGAGTGGAGTTAGAAATTTTGCCATGGCTGTTACAGAATCAGGAACGCCCGAAATTAAAGAAATGCTCACTCGCCATTTAACGGAAGCTATTGATATGCATGAACAAGTTTCCTTATATATGGAAGAAAAAGGATGGTATCATGCTTGGGATACAAACGAACAAATCAATTTAGATTTAAATAATATCGATACAGCATTGAACTTACCCTCTCTATAA
- a CDS encoding major royal jelly family protein — MKPMLPSEKYFGKLELVHTFYGAMPTGVSVSETGRIFICFPKWGDDVKFTVAEIVEGELQAYPNLQTNLVNPGNIRMTFISVQSVVADGRGTLWVLDTAAPNFSAPIKGGAKLVAVDLKTNTIRSVYTFTEDVVLPTTYLNDVRFDFRVGKAGYAYITDSSSKGPGAIIVVDLENGNAFRRLNGANSTSPDPYFLPKVEGEILMNRNKDGSTSPFRLASDGIAISPDGKVLFFCPLTSRHLFSIPTEALRDRNIPDMDLPYQVEYWGEKGASDGMITDAKGTIYAGDYENNSIRKILPNGTMETIAHDPRILWPDTFSIGPDQYLYVIVNQLHRQARFHYGKDLRQKPYSLIRMKIGEFPAPAI, encoded by the coding sequence ATGAAACCTATGCTGCCTAGTGAAAAATATTTCGGTAAGTTAGAACTAGTTCATACATTTTATGGGGCTATGCCTACAGGTGTTAGTGTTTCGGAAACTGGTCGTATTTTCATTTGTTTTCCGAAATGGGGAGACGATGTTAAATTTACGGTTGCCGAAATTGTTGAGGGTGAATTGCAGGCTTATCCTAACTTACAAACCAATTTGGTTAACCCCGGGAATATCAGAATGACTTTCATCAGTGTCCAAAGTGTAGTTGCGGATGGAAGGGGAACGCTTTGGGTATTGGATACAGCGGCACCCAATTTTTCTGCACCAATTAAAGGTGGGGCAAAATTAGTCGCTGTTGATTTAAAAACCAATACAATTAGAAGCGTATATACCTTTACAGAGGATGTAGTCCTGCCAACAACTTATCTGAATGATGTCCGATTTGACTTTCGTGTTGGAAAAGCAGGTTATGCCTATATAACGGATTCATCTTCCAAAGGACCCGGAGCTATTATCGTTGTAGATTTAGAAAATGGAAACGCGTTTAGACGGTTAAATGGAGCAAATTCAACTTCACCCGATCCTTATTTTTTACCGAAAGTAGAAGGTGAAATCTTAATGAACCGAAACAAAGATGGTTCCACATCTCCATTTAGATTGGCGTCTGACGGTATTGCGATTTCTCCCGATGGAAAGGTATTATTTTTTTGTCCACTTACAAGCCGTCATCTGTTCTCGATCCCAACAGAAGCCCTGAGAGACAGAAATATACCGGACATGGATTTACCTTATCAGGTGGAGTACTGGGGAGAAAAAGGTGCTTCTGATGGAATGATTACTGATGCAAAAGGAACCATTTATGCCGGAGACTATGAAAACAACAGTATTCGAAAGATATTGCCAAATGGCACAATGGAAACCATCGCACATGACCCGAGAATTTTATGGCCGGATACTTTTTCGATTGGTCCGGATCAATACTTATATGTCATTGTGAACCAATTACATCGGCAGGCAAGATTTCATTATGGAAAAGACCTGCGACAAAAACCTTATAGTTTAATTCGTATGAAAATTGGTGAATTTCCTGCTCCTGCCATTTAA
- a CDS encoding SDR family oxidoreductase, translating into MRLLVTGATGKLGSKIVDALLKTVPANQLAVSVRNPEKAEGIKTRGVEVRQGDFDRPETLDTAFKGIDRLLIISADGDNETRIRQHTNAVAASERAGVKFIVYTSIADARESKNMLAPTHKATEEAILKTGIPYSFLRNNWYLENESSSIQGVLAGAPWVTSAGTGKVGWALQQDYAEAAAAVLAGNGHENTIYELSGKLFTQEEFASALGVVLGKEVPVHQVDDTSYAEAIKGAGVPEFLIPFLVGIQKDIREGTLEIESSDFEKLLGRPAAPLSEGLSQIVQSIQ; encoded by the coding sequence ATGAGATTGTTAGTAACTGGAGCTACAGGGAAATTGGGCTCCAAAATTGTTGATGCATTGTTGAAAACTGTTCCAGCAAATCAACTTGCAGTTAGTGTTCGGAATCCGGAGAAGGCAGAAGGAATAAAAACTCGAGGAGTAGAAGTTCGCCAGGGAGATTTTGACCGTCCAGAAACTTTAGATACGGCTTTTAAAGGAATCGATCGCTTATTGATCATTTCTGCGGATGGAGACAATGAAACAAGAATTCGTCAGCACACAAATGCGGTGGCTGCATCAGAGCGTGCCGGTGTTAAATTTATTGTATATACTAGCATTGCAGACGCCAGGGAAAGTAAAAACATGCTTGCTCCAACACATAAGGCAACGGAAGAAGCTATTTTGAAAACAGGAATTCCTTATTCTTTCTTGCGTAACAATTGGTACTTGGAGAATGAAAGTTCAAGCATTCAAGGTGTACTGGCAGGAGCACCATGGGTGACATCTGCAGGAACTGGAAAAGTTGGCTGGGCACTGCAACAGGATTACGCAGAGGCCGCAGCAGCAGTATTAGCTGGTAACGGGCACGAAAACACTATCTATGAGCTCTCTGGTAAGTTATTTACACAGGAAGAGTTTGCCTCTGCACTTGGCGTTGTATTGGGTAAGGAAGTACCAGTACACCAGGTTGATGATACTTCCTATGCTGAGGCAATAAAGGGTGCTGGCGTTCCAGAATTCCTCATTCCTTTTCTAGTTGGTATCCAGAAAGATATTCGAGAGGGTACACTTGAAATCGAGAGCAGCGATTTTGAAAAACTACTTGGACGTCCTGCTGCACCACTTAGCGAAGGATTATCTCAAATCGTTCAAAGTATCCAATAA
- a CDS encoding Rrf2 family transcriptional regulator encodes MSISSRFAVGVHILSLIEFNKDGVSSSEYLAESVNTNPALIRKIIGMLKKAGLVEVHPGIPGTKLARNLSDITLLDVYKAVNVVQDNELFNVHESPNPKCPVGRNIQNTIIPILSAAQLAMEKVLGNVTIEYVVKDMLEKEKIN; translated from the coding sequence ATGTCCATTAGCAGCCGATTCGCTGTAGGCGTTCATATATTATCTCTTATAGAGTTTAATAAAGACGGTGTAAGTTCATCTGAATATTTAGCAGAAAGTGTAAACACAAATCCAGCACTTATCAGGAAAATTATTGGAATGCTAAAGAAAGCAGGGTTAGTAGAGGTACATCCTGGTATTCCGGGAACTAAGCTTGCAAGGAATTTATCTGACATTACTCTGCTAGATGTATATAAGGCAGTTAATGTCGTACAGGATAATGAGTTGTTTAATGTTCATGAAAGTCCAAATCCTAAATGTCCTGTAGGCAGAAACATTCAAAATACGATCATTCCTATATTGTCTGCTGCACAATTAGCGATGGAAAAGGTCTTAGGAAATGTAACCATCGAGTATGTAGTTAAGGATATGCTTGAAAAAGAAAAAATAAATTAA
- a CDS encoding winged helix-turn-helix transcriptional regulator, with translation MSRMQDKIFNCEKELTLSVIGGKWKMLILWHLGKEGTKRFGELKALMPGITQRMLVNQLRELEEDLIVDRKVYPVVPPKVEYTLTEQGRSLMPILDAMYKWGKNYMETAGLNPKKESIKS, from the coding sequence ATGTCACGAATGCAGGATAAGATCTTTAACTGTGAAAAGGAATTGACGCTATCAGTTATCGGTGGAAAGTGGAAAATGCTGATTTTATGGCATCTAGGGAAAGAAGGAACCAAGCGATTTGGTGAATTGAAGGCTCTCATGCCAGGAATCACGCAAAGGATGCTTGTGAACCAATTGCGTGAACTGGAAGAAGACTTGATAGTAGATCGGAAAGTGTACCCGGTTGTTCCTCCAAAAGTGGAATATACCCTTACTGAACAGGGGAGAAGCTTGATGCCGATTCTTGATGCTATGTATAAATGGGGTAAAAACTATATGGAGACTGCAGGGTTAAACCCTAAGAAAGAGTCAATTAAATCTTGA
- the hxlA gene encoding 3-hexulose-6-phosphate synthase: MELQLALDLVNIPEAIELVKEVEEHIDIVEIGTPVVINEGLHAVKAVKEAFPNLKVLADLKIMDAAGYEVMKASEAGADIITILGTAEDMSIQGAVEEAKKQGKKILVDMIAVKDLAGRAKEVDAMGVDYICVHTGYDLQAVGKNSFEDLQTIKSVVKNAKTAIAGGIKLETLPEVIKVNPDLVIVGGGITGQADKKAAAATMQELIKKG; the protein is encoded by the coding sequence ATGGAATTACAATTAGCTTTAGATTTAGTCAATATTCCAGAAGCAATTGAGCTTGTTAAAGAAGTGGAGGAACATATCGATATCGTAGAAATCGGTACCCCAGTCGTAATCAACGAGGGTCTCCATGCAGTAAAGGCAGTAAAAGAAGCATTCCCTAATTTAAAGGTTTTAGCAGACCTGAAAATCATGGACGCTGCTGGTTATGAAGTAATGAAAGCCTCAGAAGCAGGTGCTGATATTATTACGATTCTAGGCACAGCCGAAGATATGTCTATTCAAGGTGCTGTAGAAGAAGCGAAAAAACAAGGCAAAAAAATCCTTGTTGACATGATTGCTGTAAAAGATCTAGCTGGCCGCGCTAAAGAAGTCGATGCAATGGGTGTAGACTATATTTGTGTCCACACCGGCTACGACCTTCAAGCAGTAGGAAAAAACTCTTTTGAAGATCTGCAAACGATTAAAAGTGTTGTAAAAAATGCAAAAACTGCAATCGCAGGCGGCATTAAATTAGAAACACTTCCAGAAGTCATTAAAGTAAATCCAGACCTTGTCATTGTTGGCGGCGGTATTACAGGTCAAGCTGATAAAAAAGCTGCAGCAGCAACAATGCAAGAACTGATCAAAAAAGGGTAA
- the hxlB gene encoding 6-phospho-3-hexuloisomerase, with translation MHTSQYLAKILKELIRTTDHIPDEEAEKLVNGILEAKKVFVAGAGRSGFMAKSFAMRMMHMGIDAYVPGETVTPNFEKDDILIIASGSGETKSLVSMSEKAKSIGGTIAAVTIFPESTIGKIADIKIKLPGSPKDQSEGDYKTIQPMGSLFEQTLLLFCDAVILRFMEKKGLDTNKMYGKHANLE, from the coding sequence ATGCATACTTCACAATATTTAGCTAAGATCTTAAAAGAGTTAATCAGAACAACTGACCACATTCCGGATGAAGAAGCTGAGAAATTGGTTAATGGGATTCTTGAAGCAAAAAAAGTGTTTGTAGCTGGCGCAGGCAGATCTGGATTTATGGCCAAGTCATTTGCGATGCGAATGATGCATATGGGCATAGATGCTTATGTACCAGGCGAAACGGTGACCCCTAACTTTGAAAAAGATGACATCTTGATCATCGCTTCAGGTTCAGGAGAAACGAAAAGCCTTGTTTCCATGTCAGAGAAAGCAAAAAGTATAGGTGGAACGATTGCCGCCGTAACGATTTTCCCCGAATCCACAATCGGAAAAATAGCGGATATAAAGATTAAGTTACCTGGTTCACCTAAGGATCAATCGGAAGGTGATTATAAAACCATTCAGCCTATGGGCTCATTATTCGAGCAAACTCTTTTACTATTCTGCGATGCTGTCATTCTGAGGTTCATGGAGAAAAAGGGCTTGGATACGAATAAGATGTATGGCAAACACGCCAATTTAGAATAA
- a CDS encoding CBO0543 family protein, which translates to MMLPLPEKFDSNEIFIIFSTILTWALMFILPRRLPAATITIIWTFNVFLALLADITLSVKPYELYFTIDHKKHELFDVLLHFVTYPTLSYFVVNFYQYKKPKGLKYLFYIIFWAGVAIALEWIAVKFQVFTYTGWKLYLSYITYLVVFAATIWLSNFIEKKDPYKRTSTN; encoded by the coding sequence ATGATGTTACCTCTTCCTGAGAAATTTGATTCAAATGAAATTTTTATTATCTTTTCCACAATACTTACTTGGGCCCTCATGTTTATATTACCTAGACGATTGCCTGCTGCTACCATCACAATTATTTGGACATTTAATGTTTTTCTTGCTTTGTTAGCTGATATTACCCTTAGTGTAAAACCATATGAATTATACTTTACGATTGATCATAAAAAGCATGAATTATTTGATGTATTATTGCACTTTGTAACTTACCCTACTCTTTCTTACTTTGTCGTAAACTTCTATCAATATAAAAAACCAAAAGGCCTAAAGTATCTATTTTATATTATTTTTTGGGCTGGGGTAGCGATTGCTCTAGAATGGATTGCAGTAAAGTTTCAAGTTTTTACATATACAGGCTGGAAATTGTATTTATCCTATATCACTTATTTGGTTGTTTTTGCTGCTACCATTTGGCTTTCGAACTTTATTGAAAAGAAGGACCCATACAAAAGGACTTCAACTAATTGA